The Acinetobacter chinensis genomic sequence CATCAAGGTTTAAATATTCACGGATATTCACACCAACAGGTGCATCAGCAGGTAATTCTAAAAGACCATCAATTTTATCTTCAAGATCAATTTCAGAAGCACCGCACAACATCCCTTGTGATTCAACACCACGAAGTTTGCCTTTTTTGATTTTAAAATCACCAGGTAATACCGCACCGATCGTTGCAACTGGCGCTTTCATCCCTGCACGTACGTTTGGCGCACCACACACGATTTGCAATGGTTCACCCGAACCAATATTAACTGTGGTCACACGTAAACGGTCAGCATCTGGATGCTGTTCTACTGTCAGAACCTCACCAACCACTACACCTGTAAACGGTTTTGCTGCTGGTGTTAAATCATCGACTTCCAGACCAAGCATAGTCAGCTGGTCAGATAAAGCTTCGCTATCAATTGCAGGATTTACCCACGTGCGTAGCCAATTTTCGCTAATTTTCATTTCGTAAAAACCTATAATTTCTAAATTTCTAATCCCCCTCTAACTCCCCCTTTAAAAAAGGGGGAGAACTTCTCAAGTATCTGCTTCGAGAAGTCCCTCTCCTTTTATAAAGGAGAGGTTAGAAGAGGATTTATAAAAAATCTGTTTAAGCAAACTGGCGCAAGAAACGCACATCATTCTGGTAGAACATACGCAAGTCATTGATGCCATAACGCAACATCGCAAAACGTTCTACACCTAAACCAAAGGCAAAACCTTTATATTTTTCAGGATCAATACCCGCAGCCTGGAGGACGTTCGGATGAACCATACCGCAACCTAAAACTTCCAGCCATTTACCACGCTCATCCATAATGTCCACTTCCGCACTTGGCTCTGTGAATGGGAAATAAGATGGACGGAAACGGACTTTCAAATCTTTTTCAAAGAACTCATTGAGCAGATTCACCAGTAAACCTTTCAGTTCTGCAAAGCTGGTATTTTCAGCAACGTATAAGCCTTCGATTTGATGGAACATCGGTGAATGCGTCTGGTCAGAATCGCAACGGTATACACGACCAGGACACACGATACGAATCGGTGGCTGAGTAGTTTCCATGGTACGGACCTGCACACCAGAAGTATGCGTACGCAGTAAATGATTCGCATCAAAATAGAAAGTGTCATGCATTGCACGCGCAGGATGGTGTCCTGGAATATTCAATGCTTCAAAGTTGTGATAGTCATCTTCAACTTCTGGACCTGTCGCAACTGTAAATCCAGCCTTAGTAAAGAACTGACAGATGCGCTCCTGAACCTGAGTAACCGGATGGACACTACCCACCGTCTGACCGCGACCAGGCAAAGTAATATCAATCGTTTCACTTGCAAGCTTCTGTTCCAGCGCTGCTTTTTGTAATTCTGTCTGACGTTCCGTCAGTGCAGCAGTAATGGCTTCACGGACGGCATGAATCTGTGCACCAAATTCCTTGCGCTGTTCAGCGTCCATTTTACCCAGTGATTTTGACTGTTCAGCAAGCTGGCTCTTCTTCCCCGTAAACTGCACCCGAACCTGATCGAGTGTGGCAAGGTCTTGAGCTGCTGCAATTGCAGCGAGCGCTTCTTTGGTCAGGGCTTCCAGTGACATAGTAACTCTCAAAGCAACAATGATTAAAAAAATATAAAAAACCCCATATTCTAACAGTTTTTACGCATGGGGATGAAGTTTCCTGTACATGAAAAATTAGATTGGAAAGCTGAATTATAAAAAGTATAAGATAGCGATAATCATCCTGAGATCAATCACAATGGCGCTCGATCAAATCTGGAAACAACAACTGACTTTAGTGACTTATGGCAATGAATTTCTGACTCAGAATCTGAGCTTCCAGCGATGGCTGCAGCATTCCATTTTTAATCAGCACCTGATGCAGTTTCGGGACCTGTCCACTCAACACCTGCTGGCTCAGCATTTTCAGATATGGCTGGAAGGATTAAAAAAACAGGGATGTTATCGGATCAGCCTCCATTGTTCTGCCATACTCAATGATGAGAAAAACCCGAATCCAAACGTTGAGCTGTTGCCTGTCGCTCATTTTATTGTCAGCCATGAACAGAATAAAAAAACAGCATGGATTTTAGGTAAAGAGCTGCCTGAATGGTACAACGCAGACAATGATTATGAAATTCCTGAAAATCAGAAAGCAGCTGTACGGCATGAAGTGTTCTGGAAATTTGAACTGAACCCGAAACTTGCAAAAAGTATTGATACTGACCTGCAACAACCGAACTGGGATGATATTCATCAATATACTGAAAGTGAACTGTTCCAGACCCGTTTTGCTGCTGATCTCAAAGCCCCACTGACACTGAATCAACCCTATGATGGTTTGACCGATACAGTCAGCAACACCCTGAATGAAACTGCTGAGCAGACACAGAATTTATCTCTGCTCCCTACAGATTATCAGGCTGATTTTGCTCATCAGTCACTGCACAGACTTGAAGCGCTTCAAAAACTGATTCAGCAAAAAATCAAGCATCCATATAATGACGAAGATGTGCCTTTACAACCTGATGAGCAGTTAAATTTAAGACATTTTTCTCAGAAACTGGATGATCTGACAGCAAAATTTGTGGTTAAAGTAGCCAATCATTATAAAACAGCAAAACTTACCCCTGTCGAAATCGCCAACCCGCTCGACGGTGCTCAGCCAAACATCAGGAAAAATATCAGCTCCCGTCCAGGCACTGAGCATAAATCTGCTAAAACAGGGACATTTGCGCTTATTTTTATCACAGTTCTGATCTGTATTGCGGCTTATTATTTTGGACTCTAAAACGGTCTGATTTACAGTATGCATGGCACTCCGGCTATCCTGAATTCAGCAGATTCAGACCTTTGCACCAAAGGCTGTTCTGCTGACTGACTGTATTCTGCATAGCATGCATCCAACTGAGTTTTTAAATATTTGCCAGATAGGTTTTCAGCATTTTTCGACTGGTCAAGCGTACAAAATGAAGATGTGCATACTGCGGATCTGTCATCATCTGCATGTATTTCACTCTGTTTTTCGAATGCGTTTTTATCATCCACAGCACAATGGAATCACGACTGAACATTCGCCTGAAACTTTCAGTATTGTCTGAATTTTTCCAGAACGGCTGCTGAGACATTGCACGACCGAAAGCACGCCGAACAGACTGATATAAATTTAAGCTGAACGGTAAATCCAGCCAGATAATGGTATCCACTTCCTTCCATGTGATATGCGTAGTCCGTGAATAATTTCCATCAATCACATACCCCTGATATTCAGGATCTGTATGTGCCTGCACAATGGCATCCTGAATTTTCTTAAAAAATACCGGATCAGGCGTTTCCTGCCAGTTATCCATCCACAACAGATCATCCAGTTCAATATATGCCAGATGCAACTTTTTGGACAATTGCCTGGCAAAGGTGGATTTTCCCGAGGCTGAAGTCCCAACAACATTGATATATTTCATAAATGCACTCAAAACTGACCAATAAAAAAGCAACATAGAACGTTGCTTTTAAAGATCAGGATCTCAATACAATGGCCTGATTCTCAGGCTGATTTTATGATCATCTGCATGCTGATTGATATAATGCTCTACCGCAATCACCTCACCTGTAATTTCTGCATCTGCACCATACATGACTTTGATGCTTTCCCCTATTCGGGGTACAGAGTGAAGCTCCACTTCAATTGAACCCTGCTGAATACCCTCAATCTCAACACGCATGATCAAATACTCATCTGAAAGATATCTTTAATGTATTTGAACCTTGCCACCGCACCTATCGTATTCCTGTGCAGATTATGTAAAGACAGGTTTAATCATCATATTCGAGTTCATCTTCATGGATATTAATATAGTCAGGCTGTGGGGTCTCACCAATTCTGACCGCCTTGATCGTGGCAAGATTCATAAGCCTGGCTTTGGCAATCCGATGCATGCCATCCATGACCCGACCTTCTGCACAGAGAATAACAGGATAGGATAAATCTGCGGCTTCAATCAGCTGTATATGTTCAATAATCTGCTGGGTTGTCGGATGTGTGTCAGGAAACCAGTACGCCTCATTCAGTTCCCTGATCCCGGTTAATGGAGTTTCAATGATCTGAAATTTCTGGCTTAACTCAACCAGACGATGCACATCCCAGATATGTGTATCTTCACCCACCTGACGGAAATGGTATTGTTTACGCATGAAACAGGCGCTTTATTCAAAAGAACATATATTACATTTTACAAAAGTTCAGACAAAAAAAGACCGCTGAAAAGCGGTCTTTTTTTAATTATCCGGAGATAATTAAGCAGCTAATGCGCCTTTAGCTTTTTCAGCTAAAGCTGCAAATGCAACTGCATCATGCATAGCGATGTCTGCAAGAACGCGACGGTCGATGATAACCTGAGCTTTTTTCAGACCATCGATCATGCGGCTGTAAGACAAACCGTTCTGACGAGCACCAGCATTGATACGTGCAATCCACAGAGCGCGGAATTGACGTTTTTTCTGACGACGGTCACGGTAAGCGTATTGACCTGCTTTGATTACAGCCTGGAACGCTACACGATAAACACGTGAACGCGCGCCATAGTAACCTTTAGCACGAGCAAGAATTTTTTTATGACGACGATGCGCCTGTACACCACGTTTTACACGAGCCATTTATAATCTCCTTAGATGTATGGGCACATACGGCGAACTGAAGCAACGTCACTTACGTGAACCATTACACAGCCGCGTAACTGACGGATACGCTTAGCAGATTTTTTGGTCAAAATGTGGCGTTTGAACGCTTGTTTACGCTTGAAACCGTTAGCAGTCGCTTTGAAACGTTTAGCTGCACCACGGCGAGTTTTTAACTTAGCCATAACAACCTCTTTAAACACCTGTTCGGAGCGTTCGCACCATTGCGAGGACGACCTGCAGGTAAGGGAGCGAGTATTCTAAAGTAAAACAGAACAAAACAAAAGCAATATGCGGACTATATTTCCAGTCTGCTGTCACTTTCAGACGAACCATCCTTTAACGTCTCTACACAATTTTTTATCTTTTTCTACACAAACTCTGTAGAGCTGATCAATCATCTGAAAAGAAAACAGTACAATCAGCAACTACAATACAAAGCTCATAAAAACCAGACTGATGTTCCTGTGAACAATTGCATAAAATACATATAATAATCATATCTTGATAAAACCGAGCCGACATGAACCCTGCTCAGGATGCATTTGCAGCCCTCCGTTACCGTGACTTTTCAATTGTTACACTGAACCAGTTCTGCCTGACTTTAGCTATTCTGATTCAGGAAATCATTGTTGCCTATTCACTTTATCAGATCACCAAAGACCCACTGACACTTGGACTGATCGGGCTGGCAGAAGCTATTCCATTTATTGCCCTTTCCTTATGGGGCGGGTATTTTGCAGACAGATTCAACAAACAGACCATTATGAAAATCTGTCTGTTTTTTTCTGTGCCTTTACCTTTGGTGCTGTGGTGGCTGTTTCATGCACACAGTCAGCGACTGATTGAACAAAATACACTTTCATGGGGCATCTATGCAGTGATTTTTGGTTTAGGGACAATCCGCGGATTCTACAACCCTTCTGCAACCTCACTTAAACCGTTTTTAATTCCGCGTGAACTGTATGCCAATGGTGCAACATGGACCACCATCGGCTGGCAAAGTGGCGTAATTTTAGGTCCAATGCTGGGTGGTTTCATGCTGGCAGGACTGGGGCGTGAAACCAGTCTGTTTTCAGTGTCAGCCTTGCTTCTTGTGTGTTTTATTCTGATCAATCTGTTAAAAAACCGTACTTTTCCTGTTATGGAAACTGATAATTTATGGAACAGCCTCGGAGAGGGTTTCCGGTTTATCATGAAAACCAAAATCGTCCTTTGGGCAATTTCCCTGGATCTGGTTTCAGTGCTGTTTGGCGGTGTGATTGCCTTACTGCCTATTTTTGCAGAAGATATTTTAAAAGTTGGTCCTGAAGGACTGGGATACTTACGTGCAGCCCCTTCCATTGGCGCACTCATTACCATGATTGCGCTGACCCGCTTCCCTCCAACACATCATGCATGGCGCAACATGCTGCTGGCAGTGGCAGGTTTCGGAGTTTTCACTCTGATTTTCGCTTTCTCAGACCATATGTGGCTGTCCCTTATCGCTTTAGCCATGACAGGTGCATGTGACAGTATTTCAGTGGTGGTGCGTCAGACGATTCTGCAGATTTATCCGCCGGAAAATATGCGTGGTCGTGTTGCTGCAGTCAACGGCATGTTCGTGTCCAGCAGTAATGAACTTGGAGCATTTGAATCCGGGCTGGCAGCCCGATATATGGGAACGGTCTTTGCAACGGTATTTGGTGGCTGCATAACCCTTGTGGTGGTCGTGATCAGCTGGACAAAAACTCAGGATTTATTTGGAGTGGATATTACTAAAAGCGAAAACCCACAGAAATAAAAATGCTTCAGCGCTTGCGGGGTTTTCCAAATCAGGAAATACTTCGCGCTGAACTTCAGATCTGCCTCATCACTCTGCCCAAGATATTTTTATGAAACTACATTTCGCATTTCCACTGCTGCTCGCCCTCCCCCTCAGTTCAGCCATCAGTGCTGAGCCAAAAAACTCACCACAGCTTTCTGTTCTGAAAAGTTCAGCTCAGTCACCGCATTTAACCACCCGTATTCAATGGAACCGCTTCCCTCGACCAGTATTTAAAAATGAAGATTTAAAAGATCAGAACCGTAATGCAATTATCCGTGTTTATGCTGATACAACAGGAAAAGTCACCAAAGCCACCGTACAGGAAAGTACGGGCCTGGAAAAACTGGATGAAATTCTGCTTACAGCAGTACGCTCGGCAACGGTTAAACCTTATATGGATGACGATAATGCATTGCCTGTGATTGGTTATCAGGTATTTAACTTAAAAGTTGATCAGGATAATACTGAAATCTGTGATCTGACTTTTGACTCCAAAGTCTGGCTGGCACAACAGACTGATAAAAAAACGGCATTCCGTTATCGCAGTCAGCCACAGCTGGAACTGAATTCCGAACTGCTCAACAAACATGACCGCACTGTAAAATTCAGCTTTAAAACCAACCGACATGGTCATGTCAAATCAGTCAAAATCACGCAGGGATCAGGTGTCTATGCACTGGATCAGCAAGTAAAACAGACTGTTTCCACAGCTCAGGTCGATGTCCCTCGAAAGTTCTGGATTTATAAAAAATCAAAACTGAAAGATGAAATCAGATTTTCATCCAGCAGCTGTCATTGAAGTGATTCAATGTGGAGATACCATCCGTTATCTCCACTTTACAATGATGAAACTTATAAAAACAGATTCACAATCAACCTACAGCTTTTGACTGTACAGATCGTCCTCAACTAAGTGTAGGCATCTCTGTGCTTCAGGGGAAAAACGCCATATCTCCTTTTCCAGGAAGCCCCAAATATACTGCCCTCAGAAAATCCATATATTAAAAATATCAACATTACAGAAAGCTCAGTCATTTCTGAACTGGATCATAAAGTCATCAATGCTGCATAAGTGCTACGTATTTCTGTCAATCTATATGAATACTGACACCTGCAATCATTCATGCTGATGAATTTACGCATGGATAAAGCAGGAATCCACCCGTCTAAACCAGACCTGCAAATATCAGATAAATCACAAGATACCGACCTGTTTTTGCAACACTGACCATAAAGAGAAAACGTAGAAATTTTTCCCGCATCAATCCTGCAATCAGGGTGATCGGATCACCAATAACAGGCAGCCAGCTCAGTAAAAGCGACCAGTAGCCATATTTTGCATAGGTCAACTGGGCACGCTGGAGCTGGTTCTCAGGAACAGGAAACCACTTTTTATTTTTATAATGTTCAATTTTATAACCCAGCCACCAGTTGACGCAGGAACCCATGATATTGCCCAGACTGGCAGTCAGCAGCAACAATAACACTGAGCTTTTTCCCTCCATTAACAAACCTGCCAGTACAGCCTCAGACTGTAAGGGTAATAAGGTAGCAGCTCCAAAAGCGGACAGAAAAAGGAGTAAATAAGCCATGACTTCAGTGCTGATCACTGCCAGGAAAACGTCTCAGCATATAGATAAAGATGGAGTAAATAAATGGCAGACTGAAACAGCTCCAGTGTACAGCATCTGCTGTCAGCAACTGTTCATATACGCTCAGGTGATAACGACCTTCAGACACAGCATACCAGTCAATGCCGTTGTGCCAGGACAGATACTGTAAAAGTATCAGACTGCCTACAAGTAAGCCCACAGCAATAGTGGTATCTTTCCATAGCAGATGAAGCCTGGACTGAAACCACGCAAATACTGTCGCAAAGATCAGTCCTGTCAGTGAATATAAAATCAGGCTCAACTGCCACAGCCGGTCAACAGAATAAGCCAGCTGCATGACAGCACTTATTCCTGCCAGCAACAGCATAGCCGTTATGGAAAGCAACCAATGCTGATCATAAGTGGTCTGTTTCACTGTGCTCAGTTCCTGTAAAGCATCGTGACTGGCTTCTGTCTCTCAGACTTTAATGGATAATGCTTTCTGCACAGCAGGACGAGCAGTTAAACGCTCAACGTACTCTTTAACATAAGGGTAATCATCAAGGTTTATCTGTTGCCATTCATGTCGCAGTATCCAGGGCAGGATTGCCATATCTGCTATTGAATATTCACCTGCGACATACTTCTGTCCAATCAGCTGTTTATTCAGCACCGCATACAGACGTTTCGTTTCCGTCACATAACGCTCTACAGCATAAGGAATCTGTTCTTTGGCA encodes the following:
- the pheS gene encoding phenylalanine--tRNA ligase subunit alpha, which produces MSLEALTKEALAAIAAAQDLATLDQVRVQFTGKKSQLAEQSKSLGKMDAEQRKEFGAQIHAVREAITAALTERQTELQKAALEQKLASETIDITLPGRGQTVGSVHPVTQVQERICQFFTKAGFTVATGPEVEDDYHNFEALNIPGHHPARAMHDTFYFDANHLLRTHTSGVQVRTMETTQPPIRIVCPGRVYRCDSDQTHSPMFHQIEGLYVAENTSFAELKGLLVNLLNEFFEKDLKVRFRPSYFPFTEPSAEVDIMDERGKWLEVLGCGMVHPNVLQAAGIDPEKYKGFAFGLGVERFAMLRYGINDLRMFYQNDVRFLRQFA
- a CDS encoding P-loop NTPase family protein; this translates as MKYINVVGTSASGKSTFARQLSKKLHLAYIELDDLLWMDNWQETPDPVFFKKIQDAIVQAHTDPEYQGYVIDGNYSRTTHITWKEVDTIIWLDLPFSLNLYQSVRRAFGRAMSQQPFWKNSDNTESFRRMFSRDSIVLWMIKTHSKNRVKYMQMMTDPQYAHLHFVRLTSRKMLKTYLANI
- the rplT gene encoding 50S ribosomal protein L20 — its product is MARVKRGVQAHRRHKKILARAKGYYGARSRVYRVAFQAVIKAGQYAYRDRRQKKRQFRALWIARINAGARQNGLSYSRMIDGLKKAQVIIDRRVLADIAMHDAVAFAALAEKAKGALAA
- the rpmI gene encoding 50S ribosomal protein L35, with product MAKLKTRRGAAKRFKATANGFKRKQAFKRHILTKKSAKRIRQLRGCVMVHVSDVASVRRMCPYI
- a CDS encoding MFS transporter is translated as MNPAQDAFAALRYRDFSIVTLNQFCLTLAILIQEIIVAYSLYQITKDPLTLGLIGLAEAIPFIALSLWGGYFADRFNKQTIMKICLFFSVPLPLVLWWLFHAHSQRLIEQNTLSWGIYAVIFGLGTIRGFYNPSATSLKPFLIPRELYANGATWTTIGWQSGVILGPMLGGFMLAGLGRETSLFSVSALLLVCFILINLLKNRTFPVMETDNLWNSLGEGFRFIMKTKIVLWAISLDLVSVLFGGVIALLPIFAEDILKVGPEGLGYLRAAPSIGALITMIALTRFPPTHHAWRNMLLAVAGFGVFTLIFAFSDHMWLSLIALAMTGACDSISVVVRQTILQIYPPENMRGRVAAVNGMFVSSSNELGAFESGLAARYMGTVFATVFGGCITLVVVVISWTKTQDLFGVDITKSENPQK
- a CDS encoding energy transducer TonB, giving the protein MKLHFAFPLLLALPLSSAISAEPKNSPQLSVLKSSAQSPHLTTRIQWNRFPRPVFKNEDLKDQNRNAIIRVYADTTGKVTKATVQESTGLEKLDEILLTAVRSATVKPYMDDDNALPVIGYQVFNLKVDQDNTEICDLTFDSKVWLAQQTDKKTAFRYRSQPQLELNSELLNKHDRTVKFSFKTNRHGHVKSVKITQGSGVYALDQQVKQTVSTAQVDVPRKFWIYKKSKLKDEIRFSSSSCH
- a CDS encoding YqaA family protein; this encodes MAYLLLFLSAFGAATLLPLQSEAVLAGLLMEGKSSVLLLLLTASLGNIMGSCVNWWLGYKIEHYKNKKWFPVPENQLQRAQLTYAKYGYWSLLLSWLPVIGDPITLIAGLMREKFLRFLFMVSVAKTGRYLVIYLIFAGLV